Proteins found in one Labrenzia sp. VG12 genomic segment:
- a CDS encoding ABC transporter ATP-binding protein, protein MNAIVQENAMSPEPATKPAKREVLLQVDNVSLSFGGVKAITDISFDIQKGEIRAIIGPNGAGKTSMLNVINGFYHPQEGTITWQGKVRRKMKPYEAASNGIARTFQNVALFKGMTTLDNIMSGRSLKMHRNFFWQLLWRGPAEQEEIEHRRKVEDIIDFLEIQAIRKTPVGRLPYGLQKRVELGRALAMEPDLLLLDEPMAGMNLEEKEDMSRFILDVNQEFGTTIALIEHDMGVVMDLSDRVVVLDYGKKIADGPPEEVQANQNVIDAYLGVSH, encoded by the coding sequence ATGAACGCCATCGTACAGGAAAACGCGATGTCCCCGGAGCCGGCCACCAAACCTGCCAAGCGTGAGGTTCTGCTCCAGGTCGACAATGTCTCGCTGTCCTTTGGCGGCGTGAAGGCGATCACAGACATTTCCTTCGATATCCAGAAGGGCGAGATCCGGGCGATCATCGGTCCGAACGGGGCCGGCAAGACCTCGATGCTGAATGTCATCAACGGCTTTTATCATCCGCAGGAAGGCACGATCACCTGGCAGGGCAAGGTCCGCCGCAAGATGAAACCCTACGAGGCGGCCAGCAACGGCATTGCCCGGACCTTCCAGAACGTGGCGCTGTTCAAGGGCATGACGACGCTCGACAACATCATGTCGGGCCGGTCGCTGAAGATGCACAGGAACTTCTTCTGGCAGCTTCTGTGGCGCGGTCCGGCCGAACAGGAAGAGATCGAACATCGGCGCAAGGTCGAGGACATCATCGATTTCCTGGAAATCCAGGCCATCCGCAAGACGCCGGTCGGCCGTCTTCCCTACGGCCTGCAGAAGCGGGTCGAGCTTGGCCGCGCGCTTGCGATGGAGCCTGATCTGCTTCTGCTCGACGAGCCGATGGCCGGCATGAACCTGGAAGAAAAGGAAGACATGAGCCGGTTCATCCTGGACGTGAACCAGGAGTTCGGCACGACGATCGCCCTCATTGAACATGACATGGGTGTCGTCATGGATCTTTCCGACCGCGTGGTCGTGCTCGACTACGGCAAGAAGATCGCGGATGGCCCGCCGGAAGAGGTGCAGGCCAATCAGAACGTGATCGACGCATATCTCGGCGTGAGCCACTAG
- a CDS encoding long-chain fatty acid--CoA ligase, which translates to MVGSASASSRGEDTFPKILLQNAKVFGDRTAFREKDFGIWQSWTWSEVLEELRAFSIGLKSLGLKPGDKIAIVGSNRPRLYWSMVAAQAIGAVPVPVYADSVAEEMAYVLGHAEVTFAVVEDQEQVDKLLSMSEDVPSLRHVIYDEARGLRDYDHTQLHDYASVQEIGRDLLKKTASAADDWASGFSGGKGSDIAVMLYTSGTTGRPKGVMLSFDNLVISARNANVFDNLNETEEVLAYLPMAWIGDHVFSLAQSFTAGYCVNCPESMDTIDVDRREIAPTYFFAPPRVFENMLTMIMVRMEDAGKTKRKMFDFFMGVARKVGEKILNGEEVAFKDRMLYGLGEVFVYGPLKNRMGLTRMKVGYTAGEAIGPEIFQFYRSLGLNLKQLYGQTEASVYITLQPDGEIFGDTVGKPAPDVELKIADSGEVMYRSPGVFVGYFKNDEATASTKTQDGWVHTGDAGIIAENGHLKIIDRAKDVGKLNDGALFAPKYIENKLKFFPNIKEAVAFGHEKDMVAVFINIDLTAVGSWAERNNVNYASYQELAANPDVYGMIESHVDQVNRDLSQEPMMAGAQIKRFLILHKELDADDGELTRTQKVRRSFIAERYAPLIEALYDGSTSKHVRTEVTFEDGRKGAIEATVEIRDMTAHDAAKGMQEAAE; encoded by the coding sequence ATGGTAGGGTCGGCCAGCGCGTCATCGCGCGGGGAGGACACCTTTCCGAAAATCCTTCTGCAAAACGCGAAGGTTTTCGGTGACCGGACCGCGTTCCGGGAAAAGGATTTCGGGATCTGGCAAAGCTGGACCTGGTCCGAGGTGTTGGAAGAGCTCCGCGCATTTTCCATCGGATTGAAGTCTCTGGGGCTGAAGCCTGGAGACAAGATTGCCATTGTCGGCTCGAACCGGCCACGGCTCTACTGGTCGATGGTCGCCGCCCAGGCGATCGGGGCCGTACCCGTGCCGGTCTACGCGGACAGCGTGGCGGAGGAAATGGCCTATGTCCTGGGGCATGCCGAAGTCACCTTTGCGGTCGTTGAAGACCAGGAGCAGGTCGACAAGCTGCTGTCCATGTCCGAGGACGTGCCGTCGCTGCGGCATGTGATCTATGACGAGGCGCGCGGCCTCAGGGATTACGACCACACCCAGCTGCATGATTACGCCTCCGTTCAGGAAATCGGCCGTGACTTGTTGAAAAAGACAGCGTCGGCAGCCGATGACTGGGCCTCGGGCTTTTCCGGTGGCAAGGGCTCCGACATTGCCGTCATGCTTTATACGTCCGGCACGACGGGCCGACCGAAAGGCGTGATGCTGTCCTTCGACAACCTGGTCATTTCGGCCCGGAATGCCAACGTCTTCGACAATCTGAACGAGACCGAGGAAGTGCTCGCCTACCTGCCGATGGCCTGGATCGGCGACCACGTCTTCTCGCTCGCGCAGTCCTTCACCGCAGGCTATTGCGTCAATTGTCCGGAAAGCATGGATACGATCGATGTGGACCGGCGCGAGATCGCGCCGACCTACTTCTTTGCACCGCCCCGGGTCTTTGAAAACATGCTGACCATGATCATGGTGCGCATGGAAGATGCCGGCAAAACCAAACGCAAGATGTTCGACTTCTTCATGGGCGTTGCGCGCAAGGTCGGTGAGAAGATCCTGAATGGCGAGGAGGTCGCCTTCAAGGACCGCATGCTCTACGGGCTTGGCGAGGTCTTTGTCTATGGACCGCTGAAAAACCGGATGGGCCTGACCCGCATGAAGGTCGGCTACACGGCCGGTGAGGCCATCGGTCCGGAAATCTTCCAGTTCTACCGCTCACTCGGGCTGAACCTGAAGCAGCTCTACGGTCAGACCGAAGCCAGCGTGTACATCACCCTGCAGCCGGACGGCGAGATCTTCGGTGACACGGTCGGAAAGCCCGCTCCGGATGTCGAGCTGAAAATCGCCGACAGCGGCGAGGTGATGTATCGCTCTCCCGGCGTCTTCGTCGGCTATTTCAAGAATGACGAGGCGACCGCCAGTACAAAGACGCAGGATGGCTGGGTGCATACCGGGGATGCGGGCATCATTGCCGAAAACGGCCACCTGAAGATCATCGACCGCGCCAAGGATGTCGGCAAGCTGAACGATGGGGCGCTGTTTGCGCCTAAATACATCGAGAACAAGCTCAAGTTCTTCCCGAACATCAAGGAGGCCGTCGCCTTCGGTCACGAGAAGGACATGGTGGCGGTGTTCATCAACATCGATCTGACCGCCGTCGGATCCTGGGCGGAGCGCAACAACGTCAACTACGCGTCCTACCAGGAACTGGCTGCCAATCCGGATGTCTACGGCATGATCGAAAGCCATGTGGACCAGGTCAACCGGGACCTGTCGCAGGAGCCGATGATGGCAGGCGCACAGATCAAGCGCTTCCTGATCCTGCACAAGGAACTGGACGCCGATGACGGGGAGCTGACCCGGACACAGAAAGTCCGCCGCAGTTTCATCGCCGAGCGCTATGCGCCGCTGATCGAGGCGCTTTACGACGGCTCGACGTCCAAACATGTGCGCACGGAGGTCACGTTCGAGGACGGCCGCAAGGGCGCGATCGAGGCCACTGTCGAGATCCGCGACATGACCGCTCATGACGCTGCCAAGGGCATGCAGGAGGCCGCCGAATGA
- a CDS encoding VOC family protein — protein MDLNQVTLEAADFEASVDFYQRLGLHLIVLSEGRYARFELPSGSTTLSLHKAENPVTPGAVLYFEVDDVDLHYRQLVEQGIAFEIPPTEERWRWKEARFSDPSGNRLCLFHAGPDRRFPPWRLDQTKPGE, from the coding sequence ATGGATTTGAACCAGGTCACGTTGGAAGCTGCCGACTTTGAAGCGTCGGTGGATTTCTACCAGCGGCTCGGACTGCATCTGATTGTTCTGAGCGAAGGCCGATATGCCCGGTTTGAACTTCCCTCCGGCTCCACGACGCTTTCCCTTCACAAGGCCGAAAACCCGGTTACGCCGGGCGCCGTCTTGTACTTCGAGGTCGACGATGTCGATCTGCACTACCGGCAGCTGGTTGAACAGGGCATCGCGTTTGAGATCCCGCCAACGGAAGAAAGGTGGCGCTGGAAGGAGGCCCGTTTCAGCGACCCGTCAGGCAACAGGCTCTGCCTGTTTCACGCAGGACCCGATCGCAGGTTTCCACCCTGGAGACTGGATCAGACCAAGCCAGGAGAATAA
- a CDS encoding ABC transporter substrate-binding protein yields the protein MLYSKIVAAALVALGTTAAVASDTTDVPFALDWKFEGPSAPYFAAIDNGHFADKGLNVEITAGSGSLDAIPKVATGAFPIGFADINSLIKFIDQNPGAPVIAAMMVYDKPPFAVIGRKSLGVEGPGDLAGKVLGAPPPDGAWAQFPIFAAENGINMDDIKVEPVGFPTREPMLAEGNVSSITGFSFSSYLNLVRLGVPEEDISTILMADHGLDLYGNAVIVNTEFAEANPDVVKGFLEAVAMGWKDAIADPEAVIPSLVKRNPAADAALEQRRLQLAIDANVVTDYTSANGMGGIDADRMANAIKQIGTVYDFQNAPDASLYFTDAYLPEGGFSLK from the coding sequence ATGCTCTACAGCAAGATCGTCGCAGCCGCGCTCGTGGCGCTTGGAACGACCGCGGCGGTGGCAAGCGACACGACAGATGTTCCCTTTGCCCTCGATTGGAAATTCGAAGGACCGTCTGCCCCCTATTTTGCCGCCATCGACAATGGTCACTTCGCAGACAAGGGCCTGAATGTCGAAATCACGGCAGGCTCCGGATCGCTCGATGCGATCCCGAAGGTCGCAACCGGTGCGTTTCCGATCGGTTTCGCGGACATCAACAGCCTGATCAAGTTCATCGACCAGAATCCGGGCGCGCCCGTCATTGCCGCCATGATGGTCTATGACAAGCCACCCTTTGCCGTGATCGGCCGCAAGTCCCTGGGTGTCGAAGGTCCGGGCGATCTGGCCGGCAAGGTTCTGGGTGCCCCGCCACCGGACGGAGCCTGGGCGCAGTTTCCGATCTTTGCCGCCGAGAACGGCATCAACATGGACGACATCAAGGTCGAGCCGGTCGGCTTTCCGACCCGTGAACCGATGCTGGCCGAAGGCAACGTGTCGTCGATCACCGGTTTCTCCTTCAGTTCCTATCTGAACCTGGTGCGCCTTGGTGTTCCGGAAGAAGATATCTCCACCATCCTGATGGCCGACCACGGCCTGGACCTTTATGGCAATGCGGTGATCGTGAACACCGAGTTTGCCGAAGCAAACCCGGATGTGGTCAAGGGCTTCCTGGAAGCGGTTGCCATGGGCTGGAAAGACGCGATCGCCGATCCGGAAGCCGTCATCCCGTCGCTTGTGAAGCGCAACCCCGCCGCCGACGCGGCGCTCGAGCAACGCCGGCTTCAGCTGGCAATCGACGCCAATGTCGTCACCGACTACACCAGCGCCAACGGCATGGGCGGCATTGATGCGGACCGCATGGCCAACGCCATCAAGCAGATCGGCACGGTCTACGACTTCCAGAACGCGCCGGATGCCAGCCTCTATTTCACCGACGCCTACCTGCCTGAAGGCGGTTTCTCTCTGAAGTGA
- a CDS encoding ABC transporter ATP-binding protein, with product MTALIEIKDVRHAYATAAGPLPVLDGLNVSVEEGGFCAVVGPSGCGKSTLTRLIAGLMKPDEGEVWLHGERVRGPRSTVGMAFQNPVLLEWRTILKNVMLPLEIVPNGLKGKAAVDRARHLLSLVGLEGFEDKRPSELSGGMRQRASLCRALVHQPEVLILDEPFGALDAFTREDLWQTMHDLKEKEPFTGVLITHDLRESIFLGDQVVVLSGRPAHTQYVMTIPRSERATLEELYTAEAAERLAILRHQIEIAQGRAPEEEPAA from the coding sequence ATGACAGCACTGATTGAAATCAAGGACGTCCGCCACGCCTATGCGACAGCGGCCGGACCCTTGCCCGTTCTGGACGGGCTGAATGTTTCCGTAGAGGAAGGCGGTTTCTGCGCCGTGGTCGGCCCGTCCGGCTGCGGAAAATCGACCTTGACCCGGCTGATCGCCGGACTGATGAAACCCGACGAAGGCGAAGTCTGGCTTCACGGTGAACGGGTACGCGGTCCGCGGTCCACCGTCGGCATGGCCTTTCAGAACCCCGTGCTTCTGGAATGGCGCACGATCCTGAAAAACGTGATGCTGCCCCTGGAGATTGTGCCGAACGGCCTGAAGGGAAAGGCGGCCGTCGACCGGGCACGGCATCTCCTGTCTCTCGTCGGCCTTGAAGGCTTTGAAGACAAGCGGCCATCGGAACTCTCCGGCGGCATGCGCCAGCGAGCGTCGCTCTGCCGGGCGCTGGTTCATCAGCCCGAAGTGCTGATCCTCGACGAACCTTTCGGAGCTCTCGATGCCTTCACACGAGAAGACCTCTGGCAGACCATGCATGACCTGAAGGAAAAAGAACCCTTCACCGGCGTGCTGATCACCCACGACCTGCGCGAATCCATTTTTCTGGGTGACCAGGTGGTCGTGTTGTCCGGCCGGCCGGCGCACACGCAATATGTCATGACCATTCCCCGTTCCGAGCGCGCCACTCTGGAAGAACTTTATACGGCGGAGGCAGCGGAACGGCTGGCGATCCTGAGGCACCAGATCGAGATTGCGCAGGGCCGCGCGCCGGAAGAGGAGCCAGCAGCATGA
- a CDS encoding ABC transporter permease — MTGRFRNVIVPLVAMLVFLMLWEALVWLNGWPNYKMASPSDLWPAYTRYWELFLVMGWQTLWRTVVGLLLAVIVGTAFGMLMGFSRTMRDALYPLLVGFNAIPKATVVPIVALMFVGAHDFNTILIAFMISFFPIAVSVSIGLSTLEPEYRDILRSLGASQTTIFWKIALPKTLPEFFGALKVSVTLAFIGTNLMEIVSPHGRGLGALFDSGKTNSDYPLMFAVLIALALLGIVLYYIVVGLEKIFAGWAERAPH, encoded by the coding sequence ATGACCGGACGCTTCCGCAATGTGATCGTGCCGCTTGTGGCCATGCTTGTCTTCTTGATGCTCTGGGAAGCTCTCGTCTGGCTGAACGGCTGGCCCAACTACAAGATGGCCTCGCCCAGCGATCTCTGGCCTGCCTACACCCGCTACTGGGAGCTGTTCCTGGTGATGGGCTGGCAAACGCTCTGGCGCACGGTGGTTGGCCTGCTTCTGGCCGTGATCGTCGGCACGGCCTTTGGCATGCTCATGGGCTTTTCACGCACCATGCGCGATGCGCTTTACCCGCTCCTGGTCGGCTTCAACGCCATCCCCAAGGCAACGGTGGTGCCAATCGTGGCACTGATGTTTGTCGGCGCCCATGACTTCAACACCATCCTGATCGCCTTCATGATCTCGTTTTTCCCGATCGCCGTCTCGGTCTCGATCGGCCTGTCGACCCTTGAACCGGAATACCGGGATATCCTCAGATCGCTGGGGGCGTCACAGACAACGATCTTCTGGAAAATTGCGCTGCCCAAGACCCTGCCGGAATTCTTCGGAGCCCTGAAGGTCTCGGTAACACTTGCCTTTATCGGCACCAACCTGATGGAGATCGTCAGCCCGCATGGTCGCGGCCTCGGCGCCCTCTTCGACAGCGGCAAAACCAATTCGGATTACCCGCTCATGTTCGCGGTCCTGATCGCGCTCGCCCTGCTCGGCATCGTTCTCTATTACATCGTTGTCGGACTGGAGAAGATCTTCGCGGGCTGGGCGGAACGGGCGCCGCACTAG
- a CDS encoding GlxA family transcriptional regulator, which translates to MPTFSANIGQHRRRVAFVLFDRTKLIDVIGPLQVFNDARFPDENGLPGCKAYEIDLLSERGGPVVTDAGISLDTGTFKTCASDPPDTLLVSGGNSALEAAKSDGLQIFLSEMSGRVRRIGSICLGAFILATGGHLNGKRATTHWMACSDLQRRYPDIKLNENSIFEKDGKVWTSAGVTAGIDMALAMVEEDLGRAEALRLAQSLVLYVRRTGGQQQFSSALARQMECSGDVFDALVTDIMADLAADLSVPRLAEKVHMSERNFARKFSKVMGMSPARFVEDLRVEAACEAMQRGEARLAELPHLFGFGNAERMRRAFQRKKGVAPQDYLQRFGC; encoded by the coding sequence ATGCCCACCTTTTCTGCCAATATTGGTCAACACAGACGCCGGGTCGCCTTTGTCCTGTTCGATCGGACGAAGCTGATTGATGTGATCGGACCGTTGCAGGTGTTCAACGATGCCCGCTTTCCGGATGAAAACGGGCTGCCTGGCTGCAAGGCCTACGAGATTGACCTGCTGTCGGAGCGTGGCGGTCCCGTTGTCACCGATGCCGGGATCTCGCTTGATACGGGAACGTTCAAGACCTGCGCAAGCGATCCCCCGGACACGCTTCTGGTTTCCGGCGGCAACAGTGCGCTGGAGGCTGCAAAGTCGGACGGTTTGCAGATCTTTCTGTCCGAGATGTCTGGCCGCGTCCGGCGCATCGGGTCTATTTGTCTTGGTGCCTTTATTCTTGCGACAGGCGGGCACCTGAATGGCAAACGGGCGACCACCCATTGGATGGCGTGTTCCGATCTGCAGCGCCGGTATCCGGACATAAAGCTCAACGAAAACTCCATCTTTGAAAAAGACGGCAAGGTCTGGACATCAGCCGGCGTGACCGCTGGCATCGATATGGCGCTTGCCATGGTCGAGGAGGATCTGGGCCGGGCCGAAGCCTTGCGGCTGGCGCAGTCTCTGGTGCTCTATGTGCGCCGGACGGGTGGCCAGCAGCAGTTCAGTTCCGCGCTTGCAAGGCAAATGGAATGCAGCGGCGATGTTTTTGATGCCCTGGTCACGGACATCATGGCGGATCTGGCGGCCGATCTGTCCGTTCCGCGGCTGGCCGAGAAGGTGCATATGAGTGAACGGAATTTCGCCCGCAAGTTTTCAAAAGTCATGGGCATGAGCCCGGCCCGATTTGTTGAAGATTTGCGCGTGGAGGCGGCCTGCGAAGCCATGCAACGTGGTGAAGCCCGGTTGGCGGAGTTGCCGCACCTGTTCGGGTTCGGAAACGCGGAACGGATGCGGCGGGCCTTTCAGCGGAAGAAGGGAGTTGCGCCGCAGGACTACCTGCAGCGCTTTGGCTGTTAG
- a CDS encoding DUF1272 domain-containing protein yields the protein MLELRPNCELCDCDLPPHSSEARICSYECTYCADCVDTVLKDVCPKCGGNFVPRPIRPQSAWRPDRKLGLCNNPAGEKRYHTPYTRENIEEFASQLKDVQPDKR from the coding sequence ATGCTCGAGCTGCGCCCCAACTGCGAATTATGCGACTGCGATCTGCCGCCGCATTCCTCAGAAGCCCGAATCTGCAGCTACGAATGCACCTATTGTGCGGATTGCGTCGACACGGTTCTCAAGGATGTCTGCCCGAAATGCGGTGGCAACTTCGTACCGAGGCCAATACGGCCCCAATCCGCCTGGCGGCCCGACCGCAAGCTGGGCCTTTGCAACAATCCTGCCGGTGAAAAGCGCTATCACACGCCCTACACCCGCGAAAACATCGAGGAATTCGCCAGCCAGCTGAAGGATGTACAACCGGACAAACGATGA
- a CDS encoding LacI family DNA-binding transcriptional regulator, giving the protein MSNSSPKKTNPTVQDVARAAKVSTATVSRALSMPDRVSEETRNKVARAVEETGYVLNHAARNLRRRDTGAIVALVPDIGNSHFSNILQGIETVCADRNLKVLIADTRKPSMARSNLNEFFSQNNCDGIVIMDGHFSIAGIRAANPKLPPIVTAGEWSDDPTVPIAVVNNLLGADLAVSHLLALGHKTIGHVTGLLSHKPGRDRLEGFRATLSGAGLEAEKAWVFEGDYTLESGSQAAEGWLALKDRPTAVFCASDRAAFGFISTLSEAGFSVPEDVSVVGFDDIDIAGHFVPPLTTIHQPRRAVGEQAAQLLLNLLQGGQPKTASVQLEPWLVVRRSTAAPGNLASEGTC; this is encoded by the coding sequence ATGAGCAATTCGAGCCCAAAAAAAACAAATCCAACGGTCCAGGATGTCGCTCGTGCAGCCAAGGTCTCCACTGCGACGGTCAGCCGGGCCCTGTCCATGCCCGATCGTGTGTCGGAAGAAACCCGCAACAAGGTTGCCCGTGCGGTCGAGGAAACCGGCTATGTGCTCAATCACGCGGCCCGCAATCTGCGCCGCCGGGACACAGGCGCGATCGTTGCCCTCGTCCCCGATATCGGCAATTCGCACTTCTCCAATATCCTGCAAGGGATCGAGACCGTCTGCGCCGACCGCAATCTCAAGGTTCTGATCGCAGATACGCGCAAGCCGTCAATGGCACGCTCAAATCTCAACGAGTTCTTTAGCCAGAACAATTGCGACGGCATTGTCATCATGGACGGGCATTTTTCGATTGCCGGCATTCGGGCCGCCAATCCAAAACTGCCACCAATCGTTACGGCGGGCGAATGGAGTGATGACCCGACTGTGCCCATTGCCGTCGTCAACAATCTGCTTGGAGCGGATCTTGCCGTGTCGCATCTGCTGGCACTTGGCCACAAGACCATCGGACATGTCACCGGGCTGTTGTCGCACAAGCCCGGACGCGACCGACTGGAAGGTTTCAGGGCAACGCTCTCAGGTGCCGGACTGGAGGCTGAAAAGGCCTGGGTCTTTGAAGGTGACTACACTCTGGAATCGGGCAGCCAGGCGGCGGAAGGCTGGCTTGCCCTGAAGGACAGGCCAACGGCTGTTTTCTGTGCCAGTGATCGCGCCGCCTTCGGTTTCATTTCGACGTTGAGTGAAGCCGGTTTCAGCGTGCCGGAAGACGTGTCGGTGGTCGGTTTCGACGATATCGATATTGCAGGCCACTTCGTGCCGCCTCTGACGACGATCCACCAGCCGCGCCGCGCGGTCGGGGAACAGGCGGCACAGCTGCTGTTGAACCTTTTGCAGGGTGGGCAGCCAAAAACGGCGAGTGTTCAACTGGAGCCCTGGCTTGTGGTGCGCAGGAGCACGGCAGCGCCGGGAAACCTTGCGAGTGAAGGCACCTGCTAA
- a CDS encoding PAS-domain containing protein, with protein MEETDQLKAQIDLLQAALDHINQGFTVFDSDLRLVAWNRGLYDMLDMPEEIVRRGSHLEAFIRVNAERGEYGEGDIEGKIARRIERARLFEPHYFERVRPNGQIIAVSGTPLPQGGFVTIYSDVTEERRRQEKLEQTVEERTRALQQSEDWLRLVTDNIPALIAYLSPGPVFRFANRRYADWFGQSVASIAGKRAPDVVGDDLFAEIAPHIEKAFEGNAVSYEYQRSRPDGTLAYMRSTLIPDMTQDGRTLGIFVLSLDATDQKQAEAALVQSQRMDAVGKLTGGLAHDFNNLLAILMGNLLSLGRLEEPVDKEALDKKLSPMLDATKRGSELIQRLLAFSRGKAIDPQTVPLADVIAGTSRLLEGSLPSSITLNIHADDRQVAACIDPTQMETALINLAFNARDAMPDGGQLTISLDETVLETQEAKDLGIAAGPYARIAVEDTGGGMDADTQLKVFEPFFTTKSFGTGSGLGLSMVYGFIRQSGGAIQISSALGVGTFMTLYLPLVRLQDPEDQARDKSKARSLKRGQGELLLLVEDDPDVAAAVTDQLQNLGYSVLLAESADDARTLALDLPELKGVLSDIIMPGQVNGLALAREIRRERSDLGIALMSGYADWSSLAGQGQTCEFPVLAKPFADAQLADAVQQILSLNSKG; from the coding sequence ATGGAGGAAACAGACCAGCTCAAGGCACAGATCGACCTGCTTCAGGCAGCGCTCGATCACATCAATCAGGGCTTCACCGTGTTTGACAGCGATCTGCGTCTGGTCGCCTGGAACCGTGGCCTTTACGACATGCTCGACATGCCGGAGGAGATCGTCAGGCGCGGCTCCCATCTGGAAGCCTTTATTCGCGTCAACGCGGAGCGTGGCGAATACGGCGAAGGCGACATCGAAGGCAAGATCGCCCGCCGGATCGAGCGCGCCAGGCTCTTCGAACCGCACTATTTCGAACGCGTGCGTCCGAACGGCCAGATCATTGCCGTCTCGGGCACCCCGCTGCCGCAGGGCGGATTCGTGACCATCTATTCGGACGTCACCGAGGAACGTCGGCGGCAGGAAAAGCTGGAGCAGACCGTCGAGGAACGCACGCGTGCGCTTCAGCAGTCGGAAGACTGGCTGCGCCTGGTCACCGACAACATTCCCGCCCTGATCGCCTATCTGTCACCCGGCCCGGTCTTCCGCTTCGCCAACCGGCGATATGCAGACTGGTTCGGCCAGTCCGTTGCCTCCATCGCCGGCAAGCGGGCGCCCGATGTTGTTGGCGACGATCTGTTTGCGGAGATTGCGCCGCATATCGAAAAGGCCTTTGAGGGCAACGCGGTCAGTTATGAATACCAGCGCAGTCGTCCTGACGGCACCCTCGCCTACATGCGCTCCACGCTGATCCCCGACATGACCCAGGACGGTCGCACCCTCGGCATTTTCGTGCTGTCGCTCGACGCCACCGACCAGAAACAGGCTGAAGCGGCCCTGGTGCAGTCGCAGCGCATGGACGCGGTCGGCAAACTGACCGGTGGTCTCGCCCACGATTTCAACAATCTCCTGGCGATCCTGATGGGCAACCTGCTCAGCCTTGGGCGACTGGAGGAACCTGTCGACAAGGAGGCCCTCGACAAGAAACTGTCGCCGATGCTGGATGCCACCAAGCGCGGTTCGGAACTGATCCAGCGCCTTCTGGCGTTCAGCCGGGGCAAGGCGATTGATCCGCAAACCGTCCCGCTCGCGGATGTCATTGCCGGCACCAGCCGCCTTCTTGAAGGGTCGCTGCCCTCCTCGATCACCTTGAACATCCATGCGGACGACCGGCAGGTCGCAGCCTGCATCGATCCGACCCAGATGGAAACGGCCCTGATCAACCTTGCGTTCAATGCGCGCGATGCCATGCCCGACGGCGGCCAGCTCACGATCTCGCTGGACGAGACCGTGCTGGAGACGCAAGAAGCAAAAGATCTCGGCATCGCAGCCGGCCCCTATGCGCGGATTGCCGTTGAAGATACGGGCGGCGGCATGGATGCAGATACCCAGCTCAAGGTCTTTGAACCGTTTTTCACGACCAAGAGCTTTGGCACAGGGAGCGGCCTTGGCCTGTCCATGGTCTATGGTTTCATCCGCCAGTCGGGCGGCGCCATTCAGATCAGCAGCGCGCTCGGTGTCGGAACCTTCATGACGCTCTATCTGCCGCTCGTTCGCCTGCAGGACCCAGAGGACCAGGCCCGCGACAAGAGCAAGGCCCGATCGCTCAAGCGCGGCCAGGGAGAGCTTCTGCTCCTGGTGGAGGATGATCCGGATGTTGCCGCGGCCGTGACCGATCAACTTCAAAACCTCGGCTACAGTGTGCTGCTTGCGGAGAGCGCGGATGATGCCCGGACACTGGCCCTGGACCTTCCGGAACTGAAGGGCGTGTTGAGCGACATCATCATGCCGGGCCAGGTCAACGGCCTCGCTCTTGCCAGGGAGATCCGGCGCGAGCGTTCGGATCTCGGCATCGCGCTGATGTCCGGATATGCCGACTGGTCAAGCCTTGCCGGGCAGGGCCAGACGTGTGAATTTCCGGTCTTGGCGAAACCCTTCGCAGATGCTCAACTCGCAGACGCCGTTCAGCAGATTCTCTCATTGAATTCCAAGGGATAG